TGGTTGATTAATTCTTCAAAATCTACTTCTACATTTATCTCTTGATCAATGCATTGAGTTATTGTATATAGTTTCTCCAATTGCTCTAATAATGGAGGATGCTCACTTTTTAATTGTTTTAATCCTTCGCTTAATTCTCCCTGGGGCATACCGCCAAACGCACTCATGCAGCCACTCATTTTCATTCACCTCTTATTGTTAATGTGTGTCTTAAGTATAAAATGAACGAAAAAAGGATGTAGTGATAGAGGTCACATTTCTGCAAAATGAGGGAATGGTTGTGGAATTTATGTCATTTTTATGAAAACGATTTAATTTTTTTGAAAATTTAACATTTATCACACAAAAATTGTTTGAAAGTTTCATATAATGAGGATAGAACATGAAAGGGAGGTCCAAACATATGAAAACCCCAAATTATCATGACTTTTACCAAAAGGCATTAATCCCAATTGGTTATAACGACTTGATCGCCTTAAAGGAATCAGATGCTTACATCCCTAACTCTCCTTACACACATTGGCTTATTGCCGTAGAAGGGGTCCAACTCCCACAGCCTACCATCTACTATAATTGGAAAGTTAGCATATATCCTGCAGATTGTGATGGCGACTTCAATTGGAAAAAACCTTACTATTGTTCTGTAAATATGGAATTAATGGATCAAGCCGATAAATTAGCTTCTTCATTAGTCTCTTCCGGCAAAAAAGATGAGCTTTCTTCCTAAACCCTTCTAGAAAAAATAAGTTAAGCCCCTAACATCCTATCTCCTGCTTCACCTTCTTTTTACCCTCACTTGTGAAAAAACCTACATATAGTGGTATTAAAACTTTTTATTATTCTAATCTTCATCCCATCTCTGGCATGGAACCCTTTTCGGTAAACTAGACTGAGTTTCCACGTGACCGTTTCCTCTTTTTCACTGTCACTTGGGTCGCGTAGACCGTCACTATGTTACCCATTCCCCTTTTTCTCAATCACTTGGGTCGCGTAGACCGCCTCTATGTTACCCATTCCTCTTTTTCTCAATCACATGGGTCGCGTAGAGCACATCTATGTTACCGTTTCCTCTTTTTCTCAATCACTTGGGTCACGTAGACCGTCTCTATGTTACCCATTCCCCTTTTTTCAATCACTTGGGTCACGAAGTACTGATTACTTCTTAGTATATATATACATTCACCAAACCACTTTTGGTTTTTCAAAGCCCAATAAATAAAAAAAGTGTTGTTTACGACTCCTTGTAAACAACACTTTTTTTCATCTAAGCCAATCTAAATACGATTCCATGGCCACCCTTAGGATATTCCCATTTAATGTTTTGATATGGACAACCAATCCGGCAGCTTCCACATTCATGACAGCCTTCGTAGCCAACCTGCATCCTTGTTCCTTCCCACTTGTACACTTCTGCTGGGCAAAATACTGTACATAGCTTATCAGGACATTGGGTCATACACACATCATGATCGAGCACGGTCAAATGCGATTTCGTGTCACACTTAAAACGGAGAAGATACTGTTTTTCTTCGATATTCTTCGTTGACATTATTTCACCGCCTTCCAAGCACGATAAATATCTTGCAATACTCGAATCGTTCCTCTTTCCGAAGTGACGCTCTTCATAATCTGCTTTTGCTTTTCCCGTTTTGGCGTACCATCTACGGTAAAGAATTTGCTCATGGCCTTATTCATCATTGGTACATATTCATTGAAGTATTGTGGATACTTCTCAAACGTATGTGCAGCATCCTTATATTTCTCTAAATCTTTAATAATGAAACTATCATATAATTTTTCACGGTAAAGATTTAAACTAGACTCTGAGAAATCTCCCCGATGTTTCGCCTCTATTACAGTTTCAGCGGCTAACATACCAGAATGCATCGCCATGTTTGAACCTTCACGGTGAATGGCATTAACTAACTGAGCAGCATCACCAACAACGACTACTCCATTTCCAGCTACCTTAGGAACGGAGCGGTACCCGCCTTCTGGGATGAGATGGGCAAGATATTCTGCCGATTCTCCACCAGCAATTAAAGGTTTTACCATAGGGTGTGTTTTCAAGTAATCTAGCAGCTCATACGGCTTTAATTTCGCTTTAATCATACTAGAAAGTGTGGTACCTACCCCAATGTTAATACTTTCTTTATTTGTGTAAATAAAGGCTGTTCCAAGATTTCCTTTTGTTGAATCCCCAAAGATTTCAATCGTACAACCTTGACCATCTTCAAGGTTAAATCTGTCATTAATCTTTTCTTTTGGTAAATTAACCACTTCCATAACGGTTAGTGCTACTTCATCTGGTCGGAATTCTTTATGGAAGCCCAACTGTTTGGATAAGAGTGAGTTTACTCCGTCAGCAAGCACTACAACATCCGCGTATACTTCTCCATCTGGGCGGTCCGTACGCACACCTACCACCTTACCATTTTCAACAATACACTCAGTTACAACAGTTTCGTTGATAAGAAGTGCTCCTGCCTGGACGGCTTTTTGAGCAAACCATTGGTCAAATTGCGCTCGAAGAACAGTAAAGTTATTATACGGCTCTACACCCCATTCAAGACCTTTGTAACCGAATGAAACGACAGATTCTTTATCCATCATCCAGAAACGCTGTTCAATCACAGGCCTCTCTAGAGGTGCTTCCTTCCAAAACTCAGGAATTAACTCTTCCATTTGTTTTCGGTATAGCACACCACCCATTACGTTTTTGGCACCTGGATATTCTCCACGTTCAATCAGTAACACGTTTAAGCCATTCCTTGCACACGTAAGAGCACAGGCTGTACCCGCAGGTCCCGCCCCAACCACAATCACATCAAATTTTTCAGGCATAGCTTAATTCACCGCCTTTTTCTATTCTGAGTTGCTTAAATTGCTCGATAAGTTTAGGGACAATTTCTATAGCGTCTCCTACAATTCCATAAGTCGCAACATCAAAAATTGAAGCATTCGGATCCTTGTTGATTGCGATGATGAATTCGGAATTCTTCATACCGACAACATGTTGTATAGCTCCAGAAATACCGATGGCAAAATAAATTTTTGGTGTAACTGTTTCTCCTGTTTGACCCACTTGCTGTTCGTGCGGGAGCCATCCAGCTTCTACCACATCGCGTGTACCGCCAACACTGGCACCTATTGTATCTGCTAACTCATGTATAAGCTGGAAGTTTTGTAGATCTCCCATACCTTTTCCACCACATACGATGACATGTGCCTCTGCTAAATTGGCTTTTTTTGTTACGTCATTCACAATTTGGAGTACTTTTGTACGCATATCCTCTTCTTGAAGTGAAATCTTTTCTTCGATGATTTCTCCAATTCTATTTAGATTCGGTTCTAAAGCCTTCATCACTTTCGGCCTTACTGTAGCCATTTGCGGACGGTGTTTTTTACAAAGGATGGTTGCCATAATATTTCCGCCAAAAGCCGGTCTGCTTGCTTCTAGCAATCTATTAGTGGTATCTACATCCAGCATTGTCGTATCCGCAGTTAACCCCGTATTTAAATCGGTTGCCACAGCGCTAGCTAAGTCCTTTCCATTTGGTGTTGCACCATAAAGGATAATCTCTGGCATGTATTTTAGAGCCAGTAGCATAACCCCTCTCATATAAGACTCAGTCCGATACTGTTTTAACACTGGATGGTCAATGACATACACCACATCAGCACCATAGGATATCACCTGGTTCGCTAAAGGTTTGATCTCATTTCCGAGTAAAAAACCTGCTAATGGAACTTGGAGTTTATCAGCCAGCTTCCTGCCGGCCCCAAGCAACTCTAGTGATACACCTTCAATCTTTCCATCAGATTGTTCGATAAAGACCCAGACTCCACGATAATCGTCTAGATTCATATAAACCCCTCCTTGCAGCAGTAGATAATCCTTATTATTTAGAAGACTGGAATGTTAAAAGGTCCTTTTTCTCCATTAAGACTTCCATGAGCTGCTTTACTTGCTCATCAGCAGTTCCCTCTAGTCTTTT
The window above is part of the Bacillus sp. SORGH_AS_0510 genome. Proteins encoded here:
- a CDS encoding FAD-dependent oxidoreductase — encoded protein: MPEKFDVIVVGAGPAGTACALTCARNGLNVLLIERGEYPGAKNVMGGVLYRKQMEELIPEFWKEAPLERPVIEQRFWMMDKESVVSFGYKGLEWGVEPYNNFTVLRAQFDQWFAQKAVQAGALLINETVVTECIVENGKVVGVRTDRPDGEVYADVVVLADGVNSLLSKQLGFHKEFRPDEVALTVMEVVNLPKEKINDRFNLEDGQGCTIEIFGDSTKGNLGTAFIYTNKESINIGVGTTLSSMIKAKLKPYELLDYLKTHPMVKPLIAGGESAEYLAHLIPEGGYRSVPKVAGNGVVVVGDAAQLVNAIHREGSNMAMHSGMLAAETVIEAKHRGDFSESSLNLYREKLYDSFIIKDLEKYKDAAHTFEKYPQYFNEYVPMMNKAMSKFFTVDGTPKREKQKQIMKSVTSERGTIRVLQDIYRAWKAVK
- a CDS encoding electron transfer flavoprotein subunit alpha/FixB family protein, with the translated sequence MNLDDYRGVWVFIEQSDGKIEGVSLELLGAGRKLADKLQVPLAGFLLGNEIKPLANQVISYGADVVYVIDHPVLKQYRTESYMRGVMLLALKYMPEIILYGATPNGKDLASAVATDLNTGLTADTTMLDVDTTNRLLEASRPAFGGNIMATILCKKHRPQMATVRPKVMKALEPNLNRIGEIIEEKISLQEEDMRTKVLQIVNDVTKKANLAEAHVIVCGGKGMGDLQNFQLIHELADTIGASVGGTRDVVEAGWLPHEQQVGQTGETVTPKIYFAIGISGAIQHVVGMKNSEFIIAINKDPNASIFDVATYGIVGDAIEIVPKLIEQFKQLRIEKGGELSYA
- a CDS encoding ferredoxin family protein, coding for MSTKNIEEKQYLLRFKCDTKSHLTVLDHDVCMTQCPDKLCTVFCPAEVYKWEGTRMQVGYEGCHECGSCRIGCPYQNIKWEYPKGGHGIVFRLA